TATAAAGCCACGAGAATCATGAATTTCAGCTGATATCACAAATCACGGCTAGTAAATCGAGCAATCTACACTCCAAAAAACCTCTATATTCGCCTGGATGGGTAAAACATATCTAATAGGAGCAATTGAGGGTGTAAAGCgaattttattttgataGCCGTCCAAGAACGCCCCCTTCACCCCCGGTCTAGCCCCACGTCAAAAGCAAAAATGTGCAAGGCTCTGTGACCACTTAGACACGATAAATAATGTTTGAGATGTATACAGGATCTCCTACCTGGAAATTGCTGACAGCACCCCCAAAATCAGTGGTAAAGCcgagaatattataatgtATAGCCCAAAGCATTGTCGGACCTCcataataatgataagaGGTATGTAGATCTGTACTATAAATACTTGCTACGGAAATCCTTACGATAGCATCTGTAGTCGACTGAATAGTGAAATAGGCAGATTAATGACGCTGATATTAGAGAGTATTTCTGGCCAGGTCACGCCCTGAatgaggggggaggattgTCGGAATAAAACTCGTATAAAATGTAGAAGAGAAAGCTAAGGGCCGACGCAAGTTATTTTCAAACTTTTACAAAGATAATAACGGGCTGTGCATTACATAGTTTATTGGTATTGGGTATGCATTATTAGATGTAGATGGAATAAGGCCCGATTTAATGACTATTTTGCCTATTCTACAAAGTCAACCTGACCGCCTTGGCCCGAAGCAACGGAGATAGCATGGTCTTAGTAGTGGTGCTGACCGATGCTGACCTTTTGCATACATATTTTCGGCCTGGAACGTTCGCACCCAGTAATTCCGCCACTCGGTGGTTACCGTTTCTGGTTAGCGCCGTAAGCGATCGTCGCCAAGGAGGCGAATTGCTGCGCACGGCCACTGCCATAAcccgcccttctcctctcctttcatCCCACCTTTTACCAAgatctattaatatatactacaccATGTCAGAAAATGGTGCTCAACAAACTCTTGTACGAATGACAAGAGAAAAGCGTGATAGGGACGAGCTTTTGCACTGGGACATAAGGGCTGAGAGGCGTAGGATACAGAATCGTGTCAACCAGCGTGCTTATCgtaagcttcttcttcttacagGAGAATGTATGACACACTCAGTGATGATTAACTATCTATAGGCAAGAGGAAGGCTCAAAACAATCATGGCCCTACTCCTCCTAAGCGCTGGAAGGTCATCGGCACCCTTGGGGGTGGCGACGAACAGGAATTCAGAAGTGAGAGCGATACAGCACCGGATGTTCATAAACCGGCTCAATCGTTTTACCTCTTCAATAATTCCTCTCAAACTAAGGAACATGAAGGGGAAATTCATTGCCGCCTGGCGCCTCCCTGCGAGAGAAGGCGCGCCTACCAATTTGCATTGACTGTGCGTCGTGACTATGTGCAAGGTACCCCACAAGTTGACCACTTACTCACGTTGGTCAAACTTAACGTATACAATGCATTCGCTGAAAACATGAATGCGCTTGGTATGGATGTCA
The window above is part of the Aspergillus luchuensis IFO 4308 DNA, chromosome 8, nearly complete sequence genome. Proteins encoded here:
- a CDS encoding bZIP transcription factor (COG:S;~EggNog:ENOG410PRCU;~InterPro:IPR021833;~PFAM:PF11905), producing MSENGAQQTLVRMTREKRDRDELLHWDIRAERRRIQNRVNQRAYRKRKAQNNHGPTPPKRWKVIGTLGGGDEQEFRSESDTAPDVHKPAQSFYLFNNSSQTKEHEGEIHCRLAPPCERRRAYQFALTVRRDYVQGTPQVDHLLTLVKLNVYNAFAENMNALGMDVKGWMHPDAVSPFCTFEPKAFNRPVPNYLQPTAIQRAVPHHPWLDFFPHPRMRDRLIFAGNNYDDERLYIDVMGFWNPDENDPALLVWGPPWDIANWEMSEAFVRKWGWAVQDCPELFRSTNRWRAQRGEKLLLFR